One Falco biarmicus isolate bFalBia1 chromosome 13, bFalBia1.pri, whole genome shotgun sequence genomic region harbors:
- the RNF168 gene encoding E3 ubiquitin-protein ligase RNF168 isoform X3, whose protein sequence is MSKKLEAPLSLSDCLCQICMEIFVEPVTLPCNHTLCNSCFQLTVEKASLCCPFCRRRVSSWARYNARRNTLINWELWEKIQKNYPEECERRINGQDLEEEICVPHPQHQLSKPGELRQEYEAEISKVEAERRAHEQEENKASEEYIQRLLAEEEEENRLAEERRREMEKQLKQDEELAWQLSNSLNDHSKGRVPSSPSPIGSLSPETSPANLCRMKNKPSNSGDIQKYLSPKLHHTLGSASFSRAAERGRSDSGSVTTVNEGSGSAWQDEQEEMPTLSPQLTGVIKDSSPKDLFLESCMNYFGASASGETAAIKQEETPGPNCPGDEVPHVLHRITEGEGSRTVLCRSKREYGRIETDSGSLTQVESINLENSAETCAGTQSATDSVMSDHKSEVCDLIKVTGHSDEEKPEGLQNAKETPKRKSLEAPAEAVVDLCMPGKKRRTILESLEDQGEQINDFNLQKQKAFEQELHERRMQEEQDRLLALQLQKRINKEERTLNRQKGSPDEYLLRTKPPQFVKDSPSRKGSSKVAKDSKVPKNQAETNHRKSRRGSCNENWQSPTRVRMKSHSTKGGKVLNCVVNTSDANDICSLPSKQKTILQMFKSSVVE, encoded by the exons ATGTCGAAGAAATTGGAGGCTCCGCTTTCCTTGTCTGACTGCCTCTGCCAAATTTGCATGGAAATCTTTGTGGAGCCTGTGACACTGCCATGCAACCATACCCTCTGTAATTCTTGTTTCCAGCTGACAGTTGAAAAGGCCAGTCTTTGTTGCCCTTTTTGTCGGCGTCGAGTCTCTTCTTGGGCACGATATAATGCCCGCAGAAATACACTTATCAACTGGGAACTCTgggaaaaaattcagaagaattaCCCGGAGGAGTGTGAACGCAGGATTAACGGACAGGATTTGGAAGAGGAAA TCTGTGTCCCCCATCCACAACACCAGCTGAGCAAGCCTGGGGAACTGAGGCAGGAATATGAAGCAGAGATTAGCAAG GTGGAGGCAGAAAGGCGAGCGCATGAACAAGAGGAGAACAAGGCAAGTGAGGAATACATTCAACGGCTTCtagcagaagaggaggaggaaaacagattGGCGGAAGAAAGACGGAGGGAGATGGAGAAACAGCTTAAGCAAGATGAAGAGTTGGCCTGGCAGCTGAGTAACAGCCTG AATGATCATTCTAAAGGACGTGTGCCTAGCAGTCCTTCACCAATAGGCAGTCTCTCACCTGAAACGTCCCCAGCTAATTTGTGCAGGATGAAGAACAAACCAAGCAactctggagacattcagaa gTATCTGTCTCCAAAACTTCATCATACATTGGGATCAGCATCGTTCTCtagagcagcagaaagaggcAGGAGTGACTCTGGCTCTGTG ACCACTGTCAATGAAGGCAGTGGTTCTGCATGGCAGGATGAGCAAGAGGAAATGCCAACACTGTCTCCACAGCTGACCGGTGTGATTAAAGATTCCAGTCCTAAGGATTTGTTTTTGGAATCATGCATGAACTATTTTGGTGCCTCAGCTTCAGGGGAAACTGCTGCCATTAAGCAGGAAGAAACACCAGGACCAAATTGTCCAGGAGATGAAGTTCCACATGTgcttcatagaatcacagaaggggAAGGGTCTAGAACAGTTCTTTGTAGATCCAAAAGAGAATATGGTAGAATTGAGACAGACAGTGGCAGTTTAACACAGGTAGAAAGCATAAACCTGGAAAACTCTGCTGAAACTTGCGCTGGTACTCAGTCAGCAACAGATTCTGTGATGTCTGACCACAAAAGCGAAGTATGTGATCTAATAAAAGTGACTGGACACTCAGATGAAGAGAAACCAGAGGGACTGCAGAACGCAAAGGAGACTCCAAAAAGAAAGTCACTGGAGGCCCCAGCTGAAGCAGTGGTTGACTTGTGCATGCCTGGTAAGAAGAGACGAACTATTCTGGAAAGTTTAGAGGACCAAGGGGAGCAGATAAATGATTTTAacttgcaaaagcagaaagcctTTGAGCAGGAATTGCATGAAAGGCGTATGCAAGAGGAGCAGGACAGGCTTCTGGCTCTGCAACTACAGAAACGGATCAACAAGGAGGAAAGGACACTGAATCGACAGAAGGGCTCTCCAGATGAGTATCTTCTTCGCACCAAGCCGCCTCAGTTTGTGAAAGACTCTCCTTCTAGAAAGGGAAGTTCTAAGGTGGCAAAAGACTCAAAGGTACCAAAAAACCAGGCCGAAACAAATCACCGCAAGAGTCGGAGAGGTTCTTGCAATGAAAACTGGCAGTCCCCTACCAGAGTCCGAATGAAATCGCATAGCACTAAGGGAGGAAAAGTTTTGAATTGTGTCGTTAATACCAGTGATGCAAATGATATTTGTTCACTGCCTAGTAAGCAAAAGACCATCCTTCAGATGTTTAAAAGTTCTGTTGTGGAGTAG
- the RNF168 gene encoding E3 ubiquitin-protein ligase RNF168 isoform X2, which translates to MSKKLEAPLSLSDCLCQICMEIFVEPVTLPCNHTLCNSCFQLTVEKASLCCPFCRRRVSSWARYNARRNTLINWELWEKIQKNYPEECERRINGQDLEEEICVPHPQHQLSKPGELRQEYEAEISKVEAERRAHEQEENKASEEYIQRLLAEEEEENRLAEERRREMEKQLKQDEELAWQLSNSLNDHSKGRVPSSPSPIGSLSPETSPANLCRMKNKPSNSGDIQKYLSPKLHHTLGSASFSRAAERGRSDSGSVETTVNEGSGSAWQDEQEEMPTLSPQLTGVIKDSSPKDLFLESCMNYFGASASGETAAIKQEETPGPNCPGDEVPHVLHRITEGEGSRTVLCRSKREYGRIETDSGSLTQVESINLENSAETCAGTQSATDSVMSDHKSEVCDLIKVTGHSDEEKPEGLQNAKETPKRKSLEAPAEAVVDLCMPGKKRRTILESLEDQGEQINDFNLQKQKAFEQELHERRMQEEQDRLLALQLQKRINKEERTLNRQKGSPDEYLLRTKPPQFVKDSPSRKGSSKVAKDSKVPKNQAETNHRKSRRGSCNENWQSPTRVRMKSHSTKGGKVLNCVVNTSDANDICSLPSKQKTILQMFKSSVVE; encoded by the exons ATGTCGAAGAAATTGGAGGCTCCGCTTTCCTTGTCTGACTGCCTCTGCCAAATTTGCATGGAAATCTTTGTGGAGCCTGTGACACTGCCATGCAACCATACCCTCTGTAATTCTTGTTTCCAGCTGACAGTTGAAAAGGCCAGTCTTTGTTGCCCTTTTTGTCGGCGTCGAGTCTCTTCTTGGGCACGATATAATGCCCGCAGAAATACACTTATCAACTGGGAACTCTgggaaaaaattcagaagaattaCCCGGAGGAGTGTGAACGCAGGATTAACGGACAGGATTTGGAAGAGGAAA TCTGTGTCCCCCATCCACAACACCAGCTGAGCAAGCCTGGGGAACTGAGGCAGGAATATGAAGCAGAGATTAGCAAG GTGGAGGCAGAAAGGCGAGCGCATGAACAAGAGGAGAACAAGGCAAGTGAGGAATACATTCAACGGCTTCtagcagaagaggaggaggaaaacagattGGCGGAAGAAAGACGGAGGGAGATGGAGAAACAGCTTAAGCAAGATGAAGAGTTGGCCTGGCAGCTGAGTAACAGCCTG AATGATCATTCTAAAGGACGTGTGCCTAGCAGTCCTTCACCAATAGGCAGTCTCTCACCTGAAACGTCCCCAGCTAATTTGTGCAGGATGAAGAACAAACCAAGCAactctggagacattcagaa gTATCTGTCTCCAAAACTTCATCATACATTGGGATCAGCATCGTTCTCtagagcagcagaaagaggcAGGAGTGACTCTGGCTCTGTG GAGACCACTGTCAATGAAGGCAGTGGTTCTGCATGGCAGGATGAGCAAGAGGAAATGCCAACACTGTCTCCACAGCTGACCGGTGTGATTAAAGATTCCAGTCCTAAGGATTTGTTTTTGGAATCATGCATGAACTATTTTGGTGCCTCAGCTTCAGGGGAAACTGCTGCCATTAAGCAGGAAGAAACACCAGGACCAAATTGTCCAGGAGATGAAGTTCCACATGTgcttcatagaatcacagaaggggAAGGGTCTAGAACAGTTCTTTGTAGATCCAAAAGAGAATATGGTAGAATTGAGACAGACAGTGGCAGTTTAACACAGGTAGAAAGCATAAACCTGGAAAACTCTGCTGAAACTTGCGCTGGTACTCAGTCAGCAACAGATTCTGTGATGTCTGACCACAAAAGCGAAGTATGTGATCTAATAAAAGTGACTGGACACTCAGATGAAGAGAAACCAGAGGGACTGCAGAACGCAAAGGAGACTCCAAAAAGAAAGTCACTGGAGGCCCCAGCTGAAGCAGTGGTTGACTTGTGCATGCCTGGTAAGAAGAGACGAACTATTCTGGAAAGTTTAGAGGACCAAGGGGAGCAGATAAATGATTTTAacttgcaaaagcagaaagcctTTGAGCAGGAATTGCATGAAAGGCGTATGCAAGAGGAGCAGGACAGGCTTCTGGCTCTGCAACTACAGAAACGGATCAACAAGGAGGAAAGGACACTGAATCGACAGAAGGGCTCTCCAGATGAGTATCTTCTTCGCACCAAGCCGCCTCAGTTTGTGAAAGACTCTCCTTCTAGAAAGGGAAGTTCTAAGGTGGCAAAAGACTCAAAGGTACCAAAAAACCAGGCCGAAACAAATCACCGCAAGAGTCGGAGAGGTTCTTGCAATGAAAACTGGCAGTCCCCTACCAGAGTCCGAATGAAATCGCATAGCACTAAGGGAGGAAAAGTTTTGAATTGTGTCGTTAATACCAGTGATGCAAATGATATTTGTTCACTGCCTAGTAAGCAAAAGACCATCCTTCAGATGTTTAAAAGTTCTGTTGTGGAGTAG
- the RNF168 gene encoding E3 ubiquitin-protein ligase RNF168 isoform X1, with amino-acid sequence MSKKLEAPLSLSDCLCQICMEIFVEPVTLPCNHTLCNSCFQLTVEKASLCCPFCRRRVSSWARYNARRNTLINWELWEKIQKNYPEECERRINGQDLEEEICVPHPQHQLSKPGELRQEYEAEISKVEAERRAHEQEENKASEEYIQRLLAEEEEENRLAEERRREMEKQLKQDEELAWQLSNSLNDHSKGRVPSSPSPIGSLSPETSPANLCRMKNKPSNSGDIQKYLSPKLHHTLGSASFSRAAERGRSDSGSVSLPFLQETTVNEGSGSAWQDEQEEMPTLSPQLTGVIKDSSPKDLFLESCMNYFGASASGETAAIKQEETPGPNCPGDEVPHVLHRITEGEGSRTVLCRSKREYGRIETDSGSLTQVESINLENSAETCAGTQSATDSVMSDHKSEVCDLIKVTGHSDEEKPEGLQNAKETPKRKSLEAPAEAVVDLCMPGKKRRTILESLEDQGEQINDFNLQKQKAFEQELHERRMQEEQDRLLALQLQKRINKEERTLNRQKGSPDEYLLRTKPPQFVKDSPSRKGSSKVAKDSKVPKNQAETNHRKSRRGSCNENWQSPTRVRMKSHSTKGGKVLNCVVNTSDANDICSLPSKQKTILQMFKSSVVE; translated from the exons ATGTCGAAGAAATTGGAGGCTCCGCTTTCCTTGTCTGACTGCCTCTGCCAAATTTGCATGGAAATCTTTGTGGAGCCTGTGACACTGCCATGCAACCATACCCTCTGTAATTCTTGTTTCCAGCTGACAGTTGAAAAGGCCAGTCTTTGTTGCCCTTTTTGTCGGCGTCGAGTCTCTTCTTGGGCACGATATAATGCCCGCAGAAATACACTTATCAACTGGGAACTCTgggaaaaaattcagaagaattaCCCGGAGGAGTGTGAACGCAGGATTAACGGACAGGATTTGGAAGAGGAAA TCTGTGTCCCCCATCCACAACACCAGCTGAGCAAGCCTGGGGAACTGAGGCAGGAATATGAAGCAGAGATTAGCAAG GTGGAGGCAGAAAGGCGAGCGCATGAACAAGAGGAGAACAAGGCAAGTGAGGAATACATTCAACGGCTTCtagcagaagaggaggaggaaaacagattGGCGGAAGAAAGACGGAGGGAGATGGAGAAACAGCTTAAGCAAGATGAAGAGTTGGCCTGGCAGCTGAGTAACAGCCTG AATGATCATTCTAAAGGACGTGTGCCTAGCAGTCCTTCACCAATAGGCAGTCTCTCACCTGAAACGTCCCCAGCTAATTTGTGCAGGATGAAGAACAAACCAAGCAactctggagacattcagaa gTATCTGTCTCCAAAACTTCATCATACATTGGGATCAGCATCGTTCTCtagagcagcagaaagaggcAGGAGTGACTCTGGCTCTGTG tctctcccttttcttcagGAGACCACTGTCAATGAAGGCAGTGGTTCTGCATGGCAGGATGAGCAAGAGGAAATGCCAACACTGTCTCCACAGCTGACCGGTGTGATTAAAGATTCCAGTCCTAAGGATTTGTTTTTGGAATCATGCATGAACTATTTTGGTGCCTCAGCTTCAGGGGAAACTGCTGCCATTAAGCAGGAAGAAACACCAGGACCAAATTGTCCAGGAGATGAAGTTCCACATGTgcttcatagaatcacagaaggggAAGGGTCTAGAACAGTTCTTTGTAGATCCAAAAGAGAATATGGTAGAATTGAGACAGACAGTGGCAGTTTAACACAGGTAGAAAGCATAAACCTGGAAAACTCTGCTGAAACTTGCGCTGGTACTCAGTCAGCAACAGATTCTGTGATGTCTGACCACAAAAGCGAAGTATGTGATCTAATAAAAGTGACTGGACACTCAGATGAAGAGAAACCAGAGGGACTGCAGAACGCAAAGGAGACTCCAAAAAGAAAGTCACTGGAGGCCCCAGCTGAAGCAGTGGTTGACTTGTGCATGCCTGGTAAGAAGAGACGAACTATTCTGGAAAGTTTAGAGGACCAAGGGGAGCAGATAAATGATTTTAacttgcaaaagcagaaagcctTTGAGCAGGAATTGCATGAAAGGCGTATGCAAGAGGAGCAGGACAGGCTTCTGGCTCTGCAACTACAGAAACGGATCAACAAGGAGGAAAGGACACTGAATCGACAGAAGGGCTCTCCAGATGAGTATCTTCTTCGCACCAAGCCGCCTCAGTTTGTGAAAGACTCTCCTTCTAGAAAGGGAAGTTCTAAGGTGGCAAAAGACTCAAAGGTACCAAAAAACCAGGCCGAAACAAATCACCGCAAGAGTCGGAGAGGTTCTTGCAATGAAAACTGGCAGTCCCCTACCAGAGTCCGAATGAAATCGCATAGCACTAAGGGAGGAAAAGTTTTGAATTGTGTCGTTAATACCAGTGATGCAAATGATATTTGTTCACTGCCTAGTAAGCAAAAGACCATCCTTCAGATGTTTAAAAGTTCTGTTGTGGAGTAG